From the Lathyrus oleraceus cultivar Zhongwan6 chromosome 4, CAAS_Psat_ZW6_1.0, whole genome shotgun sequence genome, one window contains:
- the LOC127137142 gene encoding proline-rich protein 3-like gives MYPVQYTPQPYVVVVTPTFNQQPAQAYQVPPIYRSAPVQQRVAIPPVYQQAPAAPVYQQLRAQAPRQNPQNQNRRQGDRVTFNPIPMSYTKFYPSLLQKGLVVPRPMGHPPDRLPPWYNPNAHCPFHEGAPGHDLEG, from the coding sequence ATGTATCCCGTTCAGTATACCCCGCAACCGTATGTAGTTGTTGTGACGCCTACCTTTAATCAACAACCTGCTCAGGCTTATCAAGTGCCTCCGATTTATCGATCAGCTCCAGTTCAACAACGTGTTGCGATTCCTCCAGTTTATCAACAAGCACCAGCAGCTCCTGTCTATCAACAACTGAGAGCTCAAGCTCCGAGGCAAAATCCTCAGAACCAGAATAGGAGGCAAGGGGATAGGGTGACCTTCAATCCAATTCCAATGTCGTACACTAAGTTTTATCCCTCTCTGTTGCAAAAGGGTTTGGTGGTTCCCAGACCTATGGGACATCCACCTGATCGTCTGCCTCCATGGTACAACCCTAATGCACATTGTCCTTTTCATGAAGGTGCCCCCGGGCATGACCTAGAGGGATGA
- the LOC127137143 gene encoding uncharacterized protein LOC127137143: MGPNVKNNPLPPHGDPTVNAIEDAFVGVMVEKVDDVKTPLAAFHARLVKTGLIDVLHDKCEECAAHLKGCQVVRDNIQDLTNNGVLQISGVIKNEDVLVIEPCFNLPEPFEIPYYSGGVVPANGQSSPVEICTPTPFPYKSTKDVPWKYEITVVDKVVKGSADVEVTEVVSKDVTNYAGMSRMTRSGRIYTPEFNVNPQGPVKESTVVTPAKEPEVVQYEDVVEFLKLIKRNDYKVVDQLHETPSKISILSLLLNSQAHREALLKVFAQAHVTQSITVDQFDGVVANITACNTLSFSGEELPKDGKNHNRALHISVKCKDGALARVLVDTGSSLNVMPKRTLAKLSYEGPAMKPSALIVKAFDGSRRTVIEEVEQPILIGHHAFPINFQVMDINPAYSCLLGRPWIHAAGAVTSTLHQKMKFVVDNQLIIISGEED; this comes from the coding sequence ATGGGACCGAAtgtgaagaacaatcctcttcctCCCCATGGAGACCCTACGGTGAATGCCATTGAAGATGCCTTTGTCGGTGTTATGGTTGAGAAGGTGGATGATGTTAAGACTCCTTTGGCAGCATTCCACGCCCGATTGGTGAAAACTGGCCTAATTGATGTTCTTCATGACAAATGTGAAGAGTGTGCCGCACACCTAAAAGGATGTCAGGTGGTACGGGATAATATTCAAGACTTGACGAATAACGGAGTGCTTCAGATCTCCGGCGTTATAAAGAATGAAGATGTGTTGGTAATTGAACCTTGCTTCAATTTACCTGAACCATTTGAAATCCCATATTACAGTGGTGGAGTGGTTCCGGCGAATGGTCAGTCGTCGCCTGTTGAGATTTGTACGCCTACGCCTTTTCCATATAAGAGCACCAAGGATGTGCCTTGGAAATATGAGATTACCGTTGTAGACAAGGTAGTTAAAGGAAGTGCAGACGTTGAAGTGACAGAAGTTGTGAGTAAGGACGTCACCAATTATGCAGGAATGAGCagaatgacccgtagtggtcgaatCTATACGCCTGAATTCAATGTGAATCCTCAAGGGCCGGTCAAGGAATCTACAGTTGTAACTCCTGCTAAAGAACCCGAAGTGGTCCAATATGAGGATGTTGTTGAATTCTTAAAGTTGATCAAGAGAAACGATTACAAAGTGGTGGATCAGCTGCATGAGACACCATCTAAGATCTCTATTCTATCTCTGTTATTAAACTCCCAAgcccatagggaggctttgttgaaggtGTTTGCCCAAGCTCATGTAACACAAAGCATAACAGTAGACCAATTTGATGGGGTAGTTGCAAATATCACAGCTTGCAATACTTTGAGCTTCAGTGGAGAGGAATTACCTAAGGATGGAAAAAATCACAATCGTGCTCTCCATATCTCGGTAAAATGCAAAGATGGTGCTTTGGCAAgagttttggttgataccggatCTTCTTTGAATGTTATGCCAAAGAGAACACTCGCTAAGTTATCTTATGAAGGACCAGCTATGAAGCCTAGTGCCTtgatagtgaaagcttttgatggttccaggAGAACCGTGATTGAAGAGGTTGAACAGCCCATATTGATTGGCCATCATGCATTCCCGattaatttccaagtcatggatattaatCCAGCGTATAGCTGCTTATTAGGGCgtccctggattcatgctgcagggGCAGTCACCTCCACTTTACatcaaaaaatgaagtttgtggTGGACAATCAACTGATCATCATTTCTGGGGAAGAGgactga